Proteins encoded by one window of Rhodamnia argentea isolate NSW1041297 chromosome 6, ASM2092103v1, whole genome shotgun sequence:
- the LOC115745872 gene encoding myb-related protein 306-like, whose protein sequence is MGRPPCCDKVGVKKGPWTPEEDIILVSYIQEHGPGNWRSVPTNTGLLRCSKSCRLRWTNYLRPGIKRGNFTDHEEKMIIHLQALLGNRWAAIASYLPQRTDNDIKNYWNTHLKKKLKKIQAGLDGHGHEEFRSSSHSISKGQWERRLQTDIHMAKQALCEALSLDKSSPSPLADTKPSDHYGHNIDCGNNCARPSYQATVSSCTYASSTENIARLLEGWTKNSTKAAQAAKSSPGTNHPTAQDYSITNSFIPTSGSSSSEGATTPDHHQGLECSLFSFNSSVSDASQSVASVALDEKPSLTADQGFVFQDENKPVLDQIHQVPLTLLEKWLFDDGALVAPQVQEDQLMGMSLDEDAALF, encoded by the exons ATGGGGAGACCACCATGCTGTGACAAGGTTGGAGTGAAGAAAGGTCCTTGGACTCCAGAAGAAGACATCATCCTCGTCTCTTACATTCAGGAACATGGACCTGGGAATTGGAGATCTGTTCCTACTAACACAG GTTTGCTTAGATGCAGCAAGAGCTGCAGGCTTAGATGGACTAATTACCTCAGGCCTGGCATCAAGCGTGGCAACTTCACTGATCATGAGGAAAAGATGATCATCCATCTGCAGGCCCTTCTTGGTAACAg GTGGGCAGCCATAGCTTCTTATCTTCCACAGAGGACCGACAATGACATCAAGAACTACTGGAACACCCACTTGAAGAAGAAGCTCAAGAAGATCCAAGCGGGCCTTGATGGCCATGGCCATGAAGAGTTCAGATCCAGCTCGCACTCCATCTCAAAGGGTCAGTGGGAGAGGAGGCTCCAGACAGACATCCACATGGCCAAACAAGCTCTCTGCGAGGCTTTGTCTCTGGACAAATCATCACCAAGCCCTTTGGCTGACACAAAACCATCTGATCATTATGGCCACAACATCGATTGTGGCAACAACTGTGCTAGACCATCATACCAGGCAACGGTATCATCCTGCACTTATGCATCGAGTACAGAGAACATAGCTAGATTGCTTGAAGGGTGGACGAAGAACTCCACCAAAGCAGCCCAAGCGGCGAAATCATCCCCAGGGACTAATCACCCCACTGCTCAAGATTATTCCATCACCAACAGTTTCATTCCAACTAGTGGCTCAAGCTCAAGCGAAGGCGCAACGACGCCGGATCACCATCAGGGCCTCGAGTGCTCGCTGTTCAGCTTCAATTCTTCGGTCTCCGACGCCTCTCAATCGGTGGCATCGGTGGCACTGGACGAGAAGCCGAGCTTGACGGCGGACCAAGGGTTTGTCTTCCAAGACGAAAACAAGCCAGTGTTGGATCAGATCCACCAAGTGCCTCTCACATTGCTGGAGAAATGGCTCTTCGATGACGGAGCACTGGTAGCTCCTCAGGTCCAAGAGGATCAGCTCATGGGCATGTCCTTAGATGAGGATGCTGCTTTGTTTTGA